In a single window of the Pongo abelii isolate AG06213 chromosome 1, NHGRI_mPonAbe1-v2.0_pri, whole genome shotgun sequence genome:
- the DEDD gene encoding death effector domain-containing protein (The RefSeq protein has 1 substitution compared to this genomic sequence), which translates to MAGLKRRASQVWPEEHGEQEHGLYSLHRMFDIVGTHLTHRDVRVLSFLFVDVIDDHERGLIRNGRDFLLALERQGRCDESNFRQVLQLLRIITRHDLPPYVTLKRRRAVCPDLVDKYLEETSVRYVTPRALSDPEPRPPQPSKTVPPHYPVVCCPTSGPQMCSKRPARGRATLGSQRKRRKSVTPDPKEKQTCDIRLRVRAEYCQHETALQGNVFSNKQDPLERQFERFNQANTILKSRDLGSIICDIKFSELTYLDAFWRDYINGSLLEALKGVFITDSLKQAVGHEAIKLLVNVDEEDYELGRQKLLRNLMLQALP; encoded by the exons ATGGCGGGCCTAAAGCGGCGGGCAAGCCAGGTGTGGCCAGAAGAGCATGGTGAGCAGGAACATGGGCTGTACAGCCTGCACCGCATGTTTGACATCGTGGGCACTCATCTGACACACAGAGATGTGCGCgtgctttctttcctctttgttgATGTCATTGATGACCACGAGCGTGGACTCATCCGAAATGGACGTGACTTCTTATTGGCACTGGAGCGCCAGGGCCGCTGTGATGAAAGTAACTTTCGCCAGGTGCTGCAGCTGCTGCGCATCATCACTCGCCACGACCTGCTGCCCTACGTCACCCTCAAGAGGAGACGGGCTG TGTGCCCTGATCTTGTAGACAAGTATCTGGAGGAGACATCAGTTCGCTATGTGACCCCCAGAGCCCTCAGTGATCCAGaaccaaggcctccccagccctctaAAACAG TGCCTCCCCACTATCCTGTGGTGTGCTGCCCCACTTCGGGTCCTCAGATGTGTAGCAAGCGGCCAGCCCGAGGGAGAGCCACACTTGGGAGCCAGCGAAAACGCCGGAAGTCAGTGACACCAGATCCCAAGGAAAAGCAGACATGTG ACATCAGACTGCGGGTTCGGGCTGAATACTGCCAGCATGAGACTGCTCTGCAGGGCAATGTCTTCTCTAACAAGCAGGACCCACTTGAGCGCCAGTTTGAGCGCTTTAACCAGGCCAACACCATCCTCAAGTCCCGGGACCTGGGCTCCATCATCTGTGACATCAAGTTCTCTGAGCTCACCTACCTCGACGCATTCTGGCGCGACTACATCAATGGCTCTTTATTAGAGGCACTTAAAGGTGTCTTCATCACAGACTCCCTCAAGCAAGCTGTGGGCCATGAAGCCATCAAGCTGCTGGTAAATGTAGACGAGGAGGACTATGAGCTGGGCCGACAGAAACTCCTGAGGAACTTGATGCTGCAAGCATTGCCCTGA
- the NIT1 gene encoding deaminated glutathione amidase isoform X5 produces the protein MLGFITRPPHRFLSLLCPGLRIPRLSVLCAQPRPRAMAISSSSCELPLVAVCQVTSTPDKQQNFKTCAELVREAARLGACLAFLPEAFDFIARDPAETLRLSEPLGGKLLEEYSQLARECGLWLSLGGFHERGQDWEQTQKIYNCHVLLNSKGAVVATYRKTHLCDVEIPGQGPMCESNSTMPGPSLESPVSTPAGKIGLAVCYDIRFPELSLALAQAGAEILTYPSAFGSVTGPAHWEPVSS, from the exons GCTGGGCTTCATCACCAGGCCTCCTCACAGATTCCTGTCCCTTCTGTGTCCCGGACTCCGGATACCTCGACTGTCAGTACTTTGTGCTCAGCCCAG GCCCAGAGCCATGGctatctcctcttcctcctgcgaACTGCCCCTGGTGGCTGTGTGCCAGGTAACATCGACGCCAGACAAGCAACAGAACTTTAAAACATGTGCTGAGCTGGTTCGAGAGGCTGCCAGACTGGGTGCCTGCCTGGCTTTCCTGCCTGAGGCATTTGACTTCATTGCACGGGACCCTGCAGAAACGCTACGCCTGTCTGAACCACTGGGTGGGAAACTTTTGGAAGAATACAGCCAGCTTGCCAG GGAATGTGGACTCTGGCTGTCCTTGGGTGGTTTCCATGAGCGTGGCCAAGACTGGGAGCAGACTCAGAAAATCTACAATTGTCACGTGCTGCTGAACAGCAAAG GGGCAGTAGTGGCCACTTACAGGAAGACACATCTGTGTGATGTAGAGATTCCAGGGCAGGGGCCTATGTGTGAAAGCAACTCTACCATGCCTGGGCCCAGTCTTGAGTCACCTGTCAGCACACCAGCAGGCAAG ATTGGTCTAGCTGTCTGCTATGACATACGGTTCCCTGAACTCTCTCTGGCGTTGGCTCAAGCTGGAGCAGAGATACTTACCTATCCTTCAGCTTTTGGATCCGTTACAGGCCCAGCCCACTGGGAG CCCGTCTCCTCTTGA
- the NIT1 gene encoding deaminated glutathione amidase isoform X4, translated as MVLATSSCRTYCLSRRPRLGFITRPPHRFLSLLCPGLRIPRLSVLCAQPRPRAMAISSSSCELPLVAVCQVTSTPDKQQNFKTCAELVREAARLGACLAFLPEAFDFIARDPAETLRLSEPLGGKLLEEYSQLARECGLWLSLGGFHERGQDWEQTQKIYNCHVLLNSKGAVVATYRKTHLCDVEIPGQGPMCESNSTMPGPSLESPVSTPAGKIGLAVCYDIRFPELSLALAQAGAEILTYPSAFGSVTGPAHWEPVSS; from the exons GCTGGGCTTCATCACCAGGCCTCCTCACAGATTCCTGTCCCTTCTGTGTCCCGGACTCCGGATACCTCGACTGTCAGTACTTTGTGCTCAGCCCAG GCCCAGAGCCATGGctatctcctcttcctcctgcgaACTGCCCCTGGTGGCTGTGTGCCAGGTAACATCGACGCCAGACAAGCAACAGAACTTTAAAACATGTGCTGAGCTGGTTCGAGAGGCTGCCAGACTGGGTGCCTGCCTGGCTTTCCTGCCTGAGGCATTTGACTTCATTGCACGGGACCCTGCAGAAACGCTACGCCTGTCTGAACCACTGGGTGGGAAACTTTTGGAAGAATACAGCCAGCTTGCCAG GGAATGTGGACTCTGGCTGTCCTTGGGTGGTTTCCATGAGCGTGGCCAAGACTGGGAGCAGACTCAGAAAATCTACAATTGTCACGTGCTGCTGAACAGCAAAG GGGCAGTAGTGGCCACTTACAGGAAGACACATCTGTGTGATGTAGAGATTCCAGGGCAGGGGCCTATGTGTGAAAGCAACTCTACCATGCCTGGGCCCAGTCTTGAGTCACCTGTCAGCACACCAGCAGGCAAG ATTGGTCTAGCTGTCTGCTATGACATACGGTTCCCTGAACTCTCTCTGGCGTTGGCTCAAGCTGGAGCAGAGATACTTACCTATCCTTCAGCTTTTGGATCCGTTACAGGCCCAGCCCACTGGGAG CCCGTCTCCTCTTGA
- the NIT1 gene encoding deaminated glutathione amidase isoform X6 — protein MTFGLRKRLSEERGFSLMPRAMAISSSSCELPLVAVCQVTSTPDKQQNFKTCAELVREAARLGACLAFLPEAFDFIARDPAETLRLSEPLGGKLLEEYSQLARECGLWLSLGGFHERGQDWEQTQKIYNCHVLLNSKGAVVATYRKTHLCDVEIPGQGPMCESNSTMPGPSLESPVSTPAGKIGLAVCYDIRFPELSLALAQAGAEILTYPSAFGSVTGPAHWEVLLRARAIETQCYIVAAAQCGRHHEKRASYGHSMVVDPWGTVVARCSEGPGLCLARIDLNYLRQLRQHLPVFQHRRPDLYGNLGHPLS, from the exons ATGACTTTTGGACTGCGGAAACGTTTGTCAGAGGAAAGAGGCTTCAGTTTAAT GCCCAGAGCCATGGctatctcctcttcctcctgcgaACTGCCCCTGGTGGCTGTGTGCCAGGTAACATCGACGCCAGACAAGCAACAGAACTTTAAAACATGTGCTGAGCTGGTTCGAGAGGCTGCCAGACTGGGTGCCTGCCTGGCTTTCCTGCCTGAGGCATTTGACTTCATTGCACGGGACCCTGCAGAAACGCTACGCCTGTCTGAACCACTGGGTGGGAAACTTTTGGAAGAATACAGCCAGCTTGCCAG GGAATGTGGACTCTGGCTGTCCTTGGGTGGTTTCCATGAGCGTGGCCAAGACTGGGAGCAGACTCAGAAAATCTACAATTGTCACGTGCTGCTGAACAGCAAAG GGGCAGTAGTGGCCACTTACAGGAAGACACATCTGTGTGATGTAGAGATTCCAGGGCAGGGGCCTATGTGTGAAAGCAACTCTACCATGCCTGGGCCCAGTCTTGAGTCACCTGTCAGCACACCAGCAGGCAAG ATTGGTCTAGCTGTCTGCTATGACATACGGTTCCCTGAACTCTCTCTGGCGTTGGCTCAAGCTGGAGCAGAGATACTTACCTATCCTTCAGCTTTTGGATCCGTTACAGGCCCAGCCCACTGGGAG GTGTTGCTGCGGGCCCGTGCTATCGAAACCCAGTGCTATATAGTGGCAGCGGCACAGTGTGGACGCCACCATGAGAAGAGAGCAAGTTATGGCCACAGCATGGTGGTAGACCCCTGGGGAACAGTGGTGGCCCGCTGCTCTGAGGGGCCAGGCCTCTGCCTTGCCCGAATAGATCTCAACTATCTGCGACAGTTGCGCCAACACCTGCCTGTGTTCCAGCACCGCAGGCCTGACCTCTATGGCAATCTGGGTCACCCACTGTCTTAA
- the NIT1 gene encoding deaminated glutathione amidase isoform X3 — protein sequence MPRAMAISSSSCELPLVAVCQVTSTPDKQQNFKTCAELVREAARLGACLAFLPEAFDFIARDPAETLRLSEPLGGKLLEEYSQLARECGLWLSLGGFHERGQDWEQTQKIYNCHVLLNSKGAVVATYRKTHLCDVEIPGQGPMCESNSTMPGPSLESPVSTPAGKIGLAVCYDIRFPELSLALAQAGAEILTYPSAFGSVTGPAHWEVLLRARAIETQCYIVAAAQCGRHHEKRASYGHSMVVDPWGTVVARCSEGPGLCLARIDLNYLRQLRQHLPVFQHRRPDLYGNLGHPLS from the exons GCCCAGAGCCATGGctatctcctcttcctcctgcgaACTGCCCCTGGTGGCTGTGTGCCAGGTAACATCGACGCCAGACAAGCAACAGAACTTTAAAACATGTGCTGAGCTGGTTCGAGAGGCTGCCAGACTGGGTGCCTGCCTGGCTTTCCTGCCTGAGGCATTTGACTTCATTGCACGGGACCCTGCAGAAACGCTACGCCTGTCTGAACCACTGGGTGGGAAACTTTTGGAAGAATACAGCCAGCTTGCCAG GGAATGTGGACTCTGGCTGTCCTTGGGTGGTTTCCATGAGCGTGGCCAAGACTGGGAGCAGACTCAGAAAATCTACAATTGTCACGTGCTGCTGAACAGCAAAG GGGCAGTAGTGGCCACTTACAGGAAGACACATCTGTGTGATGTAGAGATTCCAGGGCAGGGGCCTATGTGTGAAAGCAACTCTACCATGCCTGGGCCCAGTCTTGAGTCACCTGTCAGCACACCAGCAGGCAAG ATTGGTCTAGCTGTCTGCTATGACATACGGTTCCCTGAACTCTCTCTGGCGTTGGCTCAAGCTGGAGCAGAGATACTTACCTATCCTTCAGCTTTTGGATCCGTTACAGGCCCAGCCCACTGGGAG GTGTTGCTGCGGGCCCGTGCTATCGAAACCCAGTGCTATATAGTGGCAGCGGCACAGTGTGGACGCCACCATGAGAAGAGAGCAAGTTATGGCCACAGCATGGTGGTAGACCCCTGGGGAACAGTGGTGGCCCGCTGCTCTGAGGGGCCAGGCCTCTGCCTTGCCCGAATAGATCTCAACTATCTGCGACAGTTGCGCCAACACCTGCCTGTGTTCCAGCACCGCAGGCCTGACCTCTATGGCAATCTGGGTCACCCACTGTCTTAA
- the NIT1 gene encoding deaminated glutathione amidase isoform X1, with amino-acid sequence MVLATSSCRTYCLSRRPRLGFITRPPHRFLSLLCPGLRIPRLSVLCAQPRPRAMAISSSSCELPLVAVCQVTSTPDKQQNFKTCAELVREAARLGACLAFLPEAFDFIARDPAETLRLSEPLGGKLLEEYSQLARECGLWLSLGGFHERGQDWEQTQKIYNCHVLLNSKGAVVATYRKTHLCDVEIPGQGPMCESNSTMPGPSLESPVSTPAGKIGLAVCYDIRFPELSLALAQAGAEILTYPSAFGSVTGPAHWEVLLRARAIETQCYIVAAAQCGRHHEKRASYGHSMVVDPWGTVVARCSEGPGLCLARIDLNYLRQLRQHLPVFQHRRPDLYGNLGHPLS; translated from the exons GCTGGGCTTCATCACCAGGCCTCCTCACAGATTCCTGTCCCTTCTGTGTCCCGGACTCCGGATACCTCGACTGTCAGTACTTTGTGCTCAGCCCAG GCCCAGAGCCATGGctatctcctcttcctcctgcgaACTGCCCCTGGTGGCTGTGTGCCAGGTAACATCGACGCCAGACAAGCAACAGAACTTTAAAACATGTGCTGAGCTGGTTCGAGAGGCTGCCAGACTGGGTGCCTGCCTGGCTTTCCTGCCTGAGGCATTTGACTTCATTGCACGGGACCCTGCAGAAACGCTACGCCTGTCTGAACCACTGGGTGGGAAACTTTTGGAAGAATACAGCCAGCTTGCCAG GGAATGTGGACTCTGGCTGTCCTTGGGTGGTTTCCATGAGCGTGGCCAAGACTGGGAGCAGACTCAGAAAATCTACAATTGTCACGTGCTGCTGAACAGCAAAG GGGCAGTAGTGGCCACTTACAGGAAGACACATCTGTGTGATGTAGAGATTCCAGGGCAGGGGCCTATGTGTGAAAGCAACTCTACCATGCCTGGGCCCAGTCTTGAGTCACCTGTCAGCACACCAGCAGGCAAG ATTGGTCTAGCTGTCTGCTATGACATACGGTTCCCTGAACTCTCTCTGGCGTTGGCTCAAGCTGGAGCAGAGATACTTACCTATCCTTCAGCTTTTGGATCCGTTACAGGCCCAGCCCACTGGGAG GTGTTGCTGCGGGCCCGTGCTATCGAAACCCAGTGCTATATAGTGGCAGCGGCACAGTGTGGACGCCACCATGAGAAGAGAGCAAGTTATGGCCACAGCATGGTGGTAGACCCCTGGGGAACAGTGGTGGCCCGCTGCTCTGAGGGGCCAGGCCTCTGCCTTGCCCGAATAGATCTCAACTATCTGCGACAGTTGCGCCAACACCTGCCTGTGTTCCAGCACCGCAGGCCTGACCTCTATGGCAATCTGGGTCACCCACTGTCTTAA
- the NIT1 gene encoding deaminated glutathione amidase isoform X2, which translates to MLGFITRPPHRFLSLLCPGLRIPRLSVLCAQPRPRAMAISSSSCELPLVAVCQVTSTPDKQQNFKTCAELVREAARLGACLAFLPEAFDFIARDPAETLRLSEPLGGKLLEEYSQLARECGLWLSLGGFHERGQDWEQTQKIYNCHVLLNSKGAVVATYRKTHLCDVEIPGQGPMCESNSTMPGPSLESPVSTPAGKIGLAVCYDIRFPELSLALAQAGAEILTYPSAFGSVTGPAHWEVLLRARAIETQCYIVAAAQCGRHHEKRASYGHSMVVDPWGTVVARCSEGPGLCLARIDLNYLRQLRQHLPVFQHRRPDLYGNLGHPLS; encoded by the exons GCTGGGCTTCATCACCAGGCCTCCTCACAGATTCCTGTCCCTTCTGTGTCCCGGACTCCGGATACCTCGACTGTCAGTACTTTGTGCTCAGCCCAG GCCCAGAGCCATGGctatctcctcttcctcctgcgaACTGCCCCTGGTGGCTGTGTGCCAGGTAACATCGACGCCAGACAAGCAACAGAACTTTAAAACATGTGCTGAGCTGGTTCGAGAGGCTGCCAGACTGGGTGCCTGCCTGGCTTTCCTGCCTGAGGCATTTGACTTCATTGCACGGGACCCTGCAGAAACGCTACGCCTGTCTGAACCACTGGGTGGGAAACTTTTGGAAGAATACAGCCAGCTTGCCAG GGAATGTGGACTCTGGCTGTCCTTGGGTGGTTTCCATGAGCGTGGCCAAGACTGGGAGCAGACTCAGAAAATCTACAATTGTCACGTGCTGCTGAACAGCAAAG GGGCAGTAGTGGCCACTTACAGGAAGACACATCTGTGTGATGTAGAGATTCCAGGGCAGGGGCCTATGTGTGAAAGCAACTCTACCATGCCTGGGCCCAGTCTTGAGTCACCTGTCAGCACACCAGCAGGCAAG ATTGGTCTAGCTGTCTGCTATGACATACGGTTCCCTGAACTCTCTCTGGCGTTGGCTCAAGCTGGAGCAGAGATACTTACCTATCCTTCAGCTTTTGGATCCGTTACAGGCCCAGCCCACTGGGAG GTGTTGCTGCGGGCCCGTGCTATCGAAACCCAGTGCTATATAGTGGCAGCGGCACAGTGTGGACGCCACCATGAGAAGAGAGCAAGTTATGGCCACAGCATGGTGGTAGACCCCTGGGGAACAGTGGTGGCCCGCTGCTCTGAGGGGCCAGGCCTCTGCCTTGCCCGAATAGATCTCAACTATCTGCGACAGTTGCGCCAACACCTGCCTGTGTTCCAGCACCGCAGGCCTGACCTCTATGGCAATCTGGGTCACCCACTGTCTTAA